Sequence from the Pseudomonadota bacterium genome:
GCCTGAAGCCGCCACTGCCGCCGGAGCACCCACACTAGTACCTCGGCAGAGGATCTTGAGGTATAGAGAGAATCAGAAAAAAACGGCCCGCGCGGCGGGGGGGCGAAACCGCGCGGGCCTGCTCCCGCGAACGGGAGCATCACTCACCGGAGCACGCGGCCGCAGGCCTGTCAAGGAAAACCTGTGCACTGCCCAGACCGCGACGCACAGCCTACGAAATTCGGGTGGCGGGCCCCGTCGACGCGAACTACCTGGACTTGCGCTGGCCGCGAACAGTCAGCACAGGTAGCTCCGAGGTCCGCACCACACGCTCGGCCACGCTGCCCATCAGGAGGTGAGAAAGGCCGCTGCGCCCATGGGTGCCCATCACGACAAGGTCTGCCGCGTTCTCTGTGGCGGCGCGATTGATCTCCATGTGGGGAAGACCCTGCGCAATATGCGGAGTCACCTTGACGGAAGCGTCGCGATGCTTCTGCAGGAATTCGTCAAGCTCCTTCTGAGCTGCTTCGCGCATGTGATGGTCCCAGCTCGCGCCACCAACCACACCCCCATCAGGGAGGGAGTAGATAGGCAATTGATATACGTGGAGCAGGTGTATTTGGCCTCCCAGGCTTCCTGCCAAATCCAGCGCGTAGTTGAACGCGACCTCTGCGGTTTCGGAGAAGTCGACGGGACACAGTATCGTCTTGATGCGAGTCATCGCGTACCTCCAACATGGGATCCTGGTGTGGTCTGATCGAGGTCCTTCAGGAACCCCGCGTTACCCAGACCAGGAGGCTCTAACAGGTACTTGAAGGCACAAGCAGAATCCAGGCCACCCCTGCTGTCCTCTGGCGGGCCGCAGTGCGCCACGACCGAACCGCGATGCGCCACGATCGAACCGCGATGCGCCACGATCGAACCGAGCCCGGCCCTCGAAGCCGGTGTTTCGCATGGTCCCGAGCTCGCAACTCTTGCGCCTGAGCCCGCGCTTGCTCGCAAGATTCTCGTCTGCTAGGGCGGCGCGACGCCGCTGCACGGAATGGATCGAAATCGAAGTAGCGATGGTTTTCTGACCCGACGCCTAATGCCTAGAACGTGGCGACCAAGCTGGGTGGTGAGCTGCGCGGGGCCGTGGACACGAGCGCCCTGCCGTGACTGAACTCGTCAGCGTACGTGTAGCGAGGAGGAATAACGAACACGCCTCGCTTGTCGATGAAGCCTATGAGCCCGTCCCTGGCCTTGGTAGCGCCTGCTAGCCCCTCCGAGAAGCGAAAAGGCTCCGCAAAGCGCGCCGGTATCACCCAGCGCCCCCGCTTGTTGATGGCGCCCCAACGCCCGCCGGCGCGGGCAGCGGCCAAACCATCGGCGAAATGGCGCACCTCGTCGAAAGCTAGCGGAATGGCCAGCTCGCCACGGCGGTTCAGAAAGCCGTACTTGCCGTCCTTGTGGACGGGCATCAAGCCTTCGTGAAAAATGCACACGGCATCCTGCTTGGAAAAGGGCGGAATCGGCTCTCCGAGCACGATCTGCTTGCGACCCAACCCCGTCTGGAGCAGTCCATATTCAGAGATGTCGCGGATCACGTCCATACCGCTGTCGGTCAGGACCCTCGAGTGGCCTTTGCGCATGCACGTGATGCCGGAACGAAGCGCGAACTGCTGCATGATCGGTGGCACCACATAGGCACCCGTCGTATCGATCACAGCCTGAGAAAGCGGCGAACCGAGCCAGACTTCGGCCAGCCCCTGCTCGAAGTGGGACACCTCATCGAAAGCCGGAGCGATGGCCACCTGCCCCATCCCGTCGACAAAGCCGTAACTGTGAGGGGAAAGCGACAGCCTTCGACGATCCGGCAGAACGAGCTGCGACACGCCCTCGATGCGCACCGGCGCCAACCCTTCGTGAAACTCGCCCATGGGGTAGCGCAGGTGCTCGGCCGGCACCCTGCGGGCGCGGCGCTCCGAGCTCGTGCCCGCGTCGCTTCGCCGCCCCGGGGACACGATCGTTCCTCCTGTCGGGCCCAGCACCCAGTTGCCGTCATGATCCACATAGCCGGCCGCGCCGTCCTCGCGCCGGACCCATGCCATGCCCTCGGAGAAGCTCGCCGCGTCACGGAACCGAGGCTTGATCGCCCAGTGGCCCGAGGCGTCAAGATACCCCCAGCGACCGCTCACTCGAGCCGCCGCCATGCCCTCGGAATAGGGACTGGCGAACCGTAGCCCGCCGCGAACCACACGTCCGGCGCGGTCTACAAACGAGTAGGGTCCCTGGCTGGACGCGCATGCGCCCAAGGCGATGGCCAACAGCAACACCAATGCGCTGCAACGGGCGCGGTCCAGGCGGGGTCCCGTCCCGGTCTGTCCAGCCAAGAGCATGCAACCTGCCTGATCCATCATGTTGCGGGAACCGTACGCCTACCGCACGCCGGTCTACCCGTCGTAGCCTCGAGCTCCCACGCACCCGCCGTCCCAGCGAATGCTCTGTTCATCCAGGCAGGCTATGTACACCGTCGAGCCGGTACACGCACGCTATCGGACCCGAATCGGCACCGGTACTGAGCCCATGGCCCTTGTGTGCCGTGCTAAGGCGTCGGGCCAAAACAACATCGCCACTTTCGATTTCGATCCATCCCATCCAGCGGCGCTGCGCCGCCTTCGAATACAGGGAGATAGCCAGTGTGTGGATAGCGCCGCTCCCAGCCGCCGCGTCACCCGAAGTAAGGTGCTGAGCAAGCGAGCACGGAGACTCCTGCGAACGCCTGGACCGCGAGTGACCTGAACATAGGTGTGTGATGATAGCTTCCTGATGAGCAGCCGAGAAGGCCCCCGATCGCTGCCCGCAAGTTTCGACGACGGATCCCAGAAGAGCGCAGTACTCGTACGAAGGCATGTGCTGCTCTGGAACACCTGTAATCTGTAAGTCGCTTATTTGGGTTTTTGTAAGTTAATGTCTGTAAGTCGTGCTATGAAAGGCGAGATT
This genomic interval carries:
- a CDS encoding universal stress protein, with the translated sequence MTRIKTILCPVDFSETAEVAFNYALDLAGSLGGQIHLLHVYQLPIYSLPDGGVVGGASWDHHMREAAQKELDEFLQKHRDASVKVTPHIAQGLPHMEINRAATENAADLVVMGTHGRSGLSHLLMGSVAERVVRTSELPVLTVRGQRKSR
- a CDS encoding WG repeat-containing protein, with product MMDQAGCMLLAGQTGTGPRLDRARCSALVLLLAIALGACASSQGPYSFVDRAGRVVRGGLRFASPYSEGMAAARVSGRWGYLDASGHWAIKPRFRDAASFSEGMAWVRREDGAAGYVDHDGNWVLGPTGGTIVSPGRRSDAGTSSERRARRVPAEHLRYPMGEFHEGLAPVRIEGVSQLVLPDRRRLSLSPHSYGFVDGMGQVAIAPAFDEVSHFEQGLAEVWLGSPLSQAVIDTTGAYVVPPIMQQFALRSGITCMRKGHSRVLTDSGMDVIRDISEYGLLQTGLGRKQIVLGEPIPPFSKQDAVCIFHEGLMPVHKDGKYGFLNRRGELAIPLAFDEVRHFADGLAAARAGGRWGAINKRGRWVIPARFAEPFRFSEGLAGATKARDGLIGFIDKRGVFVIPPRYTYADEFSHGRALVSTAPRSSPPSLVATF